A window of the Bacillus andreraoultii genome harbors these coding sequences:
- a CDS encoding tetraprenyl-beta-curcumene synthase family protein has product MAVPTKPITLMVHSYKKIFPTVHKELDYWKKRAEEIPNAELRKQALLSIRTKQFHCEGGAILALLAEEKYREVIKFIVAYQTISDYLDNLCDRSTSQDPIDFRALHESMMHALMLNGKADNNYYRYREDQDDGGYLSELVRTCQEVLVTISHYPLIKEYLHELCQYYCDLQVHKHVKVEERVPRLKKWFSETRDHLPTMEWYEFSACSGSTLGIFCLVSYAMREDFTAEESALIRNGYFPYVQGLHILLDYLIDQEEDRQGGDLNFCFYYENHEQMFDRFRLFIKEADVHTNQLPNRKFHQLINRGLLGLYLSDGKVAEQDSLKSLTKKLLKLGGSKSYFFYINAKAYRKWQEKSK; this is encoded by the coding sequence GTGGCTGTACCAACAAAACCAATCACATTAATGGTTCATTCCTATAAAAAAATTTTTCCAACAGTTCATAAGGAATTGGACTATTGGAAAAAACGTGCTGAGGAAATCCCAAATGCCGAGCTAAGAAAACAAGCACTTCTCAGTATTCGTACAAAACAATTTCATTGCGAAGGTGGAGCAATTTTAGCTCTTTTAGCAGAAGAAAAGTATCGGGAAGTTATTAAATTTATTGTTGCCTATCAAACAATTAGTGACTATTTAGATAATTTATGTGATCGATCAACTTCTCAAGACCCGATAGATTTTCGAGCTTTACATGAATCAATGATGCATGCATTGATGCTAAATGGGAAAGCGGACAACAACTATTATCGTTATCGCGAAGACCAAGATGATGGTGGTTATTTATCTGAACTTGTTCGTACTTGTCAAGAAGTGTTGGTAACTATTTCACATTATCCTCTTATTAAGGAATATTTGCATGAACTGTGCCAATATTACTGTGATTTACAAGTACATAAACATGTCAAAGTAGAGGAAAGAGTTCCGAGGCTAAAAAAGTGGTTTTCCGAGACAAGAGATCATTTGCCAACAATGGAATGGTACGAGTTTTCCGCCTGTTCCGGATCAACGTTAGGAATTTTCTGCTTAGTGTCGTATGCGATGAGAGAGGATTTTACAGCAGAAGAAAGTGCTTTAATTCGAAATGGGTATTTTCCATATGTTCAAGGTTTACATATTTTATTAGATTATCTTATCGATCAAGAAGAGGATCGGCAAGGTGGCGACTTAAATTTCTGTTTTTATTACGAAAATCATGAACAAATGTTTGATCGTTTTCGTCTTTTCATTAAGGAAGCTGATGTTCATACAAATCAATTACCTAATCGGAAATTTCATCAGTTAATTAACCGTGGCTTACTCGGACTATATTTATCAGATGGAAAAGTAGCAGAACAGGATTCATTAAAAAGTTTAACGAAAAAATTACTCAAGTTAGGCGGATCAAAAAGTTATTTCTTTTATATAAATGCAAAGGCTTATCGGAAATGGCAAGAAAAAAGTAAATAG
- a CDS encoding LLM class flavin-dependent oxidoreductase has translation MSIKLSVLDQSPISEGQSAEEALTNTVELAKAVESWGYERFWVSEHHDSTSLAGSSPEVLLSYLAAKTDHIRLGSGGVMLPHYSPYKVAENFRVLEGLAPGRIDLGVGRAPGGMPRATIALNNGRYRNVDDYPTKVEELLQFLHDEIPQTHSLYGLKTSPLVKTSPDLWMLGSSSASALLAAQMGLPYNFALFINGEGGESFMRHYLNNFTPSKYLSKPRNMVAVFTVCAETDEEAERVASSIDLSMIMLEQGMESKGVPSPEMALKYPYTPYELARIKENRKRMVVGSPKTVKARLEQISEDYQTDEIMLVSIIYDFQDKLKSFQLVAEAVL, from the coding sequence ATGTCAATAAAATTAAGTGTTTTAGATCAATCCCCTATATCAGAAGGGCAATCGGCAGAGGAGGCCTTAACCAATACAGTTGAACTAGCAAAAGCAGTGGAATCTTGGGGTTATGAACGGTTTTGGGTATCGGAACATCATGATTCAACAAGTTTAGCAGGTTCCTCACCAGAAGTTTTACTCTCATATTTAGCAGCAAAAACAGACCATATTCGTCTCGGGTCTGGTGGGGTGATGCTCCCTCACTATAGTCCATATAAAGTTGCTGAAAACTTTCGTGTACTTGAAGGCTTAGCACCTGGTCGAATTGATTTAGGTGTTGGTCGTGCTCCTGGTGGAATGCCACGGGCAACCATTGCATTAAATAATGGGCGTTATCGCAATGTCGATGATTATCCAACTAAAGTGGAAGAATTGCTTCAGTTCCTTCATGATGAAATTCCCCAAACGCACTCTTTATACGGATTGAAAACTTCACCATTAGTGAAAACGAGCCCAGATTTGTGGATGTTAGGATCAAGTTCAGCGAGTGCATTGTTAGCAGCACAAATGGGACTCCCTTATAACTTTGCTTTATTTATTAACGGAGAAGGTGGCGAATCGTTTATGCGTCATTACCTAAATAACTTCACACCTTCAAAATATTTAAGTAAACCAAGAAATATGGTAGCTGTATTTACCGTTTGTGCCGAAACTGATGAAGAAGCAGAGCGTGTGGCATCAAGTATTGATTTAAGTATGATTATGCTAGAACAAGGTATGGAATCGAAAGGTGTACCTAGTCCAGAGATGGCTCTGAAATACCCGTATACACCATATGAATTGGCGCGAATTAAAGAAAATCGAAAACGAATGGTCGTCGGAAGTCCGAAAACGGTAAAGGCAAGACTTGAACAAATAAGTGAGGATTACCAAACAGATGAAATTATGTTAGTATCGATCATTTATGATTTTCAAGATAAGTTAAAGTCATTTCAATTAGTAGCTGAAGCGGTTTTGTAA
- a CDS encoding class I SAM-dependent methyltransferase gives MKLEKILPFSHQLIKKAASIGDGVVDATVGNGNDTLFLSELVGPTGVVFGFDIQREAINQTKKQLIQHDKDKNVLLFQVGHENVKTYIPNDFHGKIKAAIFNLGYLPKGDHSIVTKPNTTIAAIEQLLEIMDKEGIIVLVIYHGHPEGKNEKDVLLDYVTHIDQNKAHVLLYQFINQKNDPPFIVAIEKR, from the coding sequence ATGAAATTAGAAAAAATCTTACCTTTTTCTCATCAATTAATAAAAAAAGCTGCATCCATTGGCGACGGCGTAGTTGATGCGACAGTTGGGAATGGAAATGATACTTTGTTTCTATCTGAACTCGTCGGTCCTACTGGTGTGGTTTTTGGCTTTGATATACAACGTGAGGCGATTAATCAGACAAAAAAGCAATTAATTCAACATGATAAAGATAAAAATGTTCTTTTATTCCAAGTTGGACATGAAAACGTAAAAACATATATTCCAAATGATTTCCACGGTAAAATTAAAGCAGCTATTTTCAATCTCGGTTACCTACCAAAAGGAGATCATTCCATTGTTACAAAACCGAACACTACGATTGCAGCGATTGAACAGTTATTAGAAATAATGGATAAGGAAGGCATCATTGTTTTAGTAATTTATCACGGACATCCTGAAGGAAAAAACGAAAAAGATGTCTTACTTGATTATGTTACCCATATTGACCAAAACAAAGCACATGTGTTACTTTATCAATTTATAAATCAAAAAAATGATCCACCGTTTATTGTTGCGATTGAAAAAAGATAA
- a CDS encoding TIGR01212 family radical SAM protein (This family includes YhcC from E. coli K-12, an uncharacterized radical SAM protein.), whose translation MNPFSYSIDNKRYHTWNYHLRNHFGHKVFKISLDGGFDCPNRDGTVAYGGCTFCSAAGSGDFAGNRALPIEVQFQQIKEKMHTKWKNGKYIAYFQAFTNTHAPVDVLKEKYEVALQQEGVVGLSIATRPDCLPDDVVEYLAELNERTYLWVELGLQTVHETTAKLINRAHDFKTYVEGVEKLRKKNIRICSHIINGLPMETPEMMMESTRAVANLDVQGIKIHLLHLLKGTPMVKQYEKGMLKFLTFDEYVSLVCDQLEILPPEMIVHRITGDGPIDLMVGPMWSVNKWEVLNAIDDELKRRNSYQGKYYTAQVTKGVNGI comes from the coding sequence ATGAATCCATTTTCATATTCAATAGATAATAAACGATACCATACTTGGAATTACCATTTACGAAATCATTTTGGACATAAAGTGTTTAAAATATCTTTAGATGGTGGGTTTGACTGTCCGAACCGAGATGGCACGGTCGCTTACGGTGGTTGTACATTTTGTAGTGCAGCAGGCTCTGGTGATTTTGCTGGGAATCGGGCTCTCCCCATTGAAGTTCAATTTCAACAAATAAAAGAAAAAATGCATACGAAATGGAAAAATGGAAAATATATTGCCTATTTCCAAGCCTTTACAAATACACATGCTCCTGTAGATGTTCTTAAAGAAAAATATGAAGTAGCATTACAGCAAGAAGGTGTTGTCGGCTTATCAATCGCAACAAGACCTGACTGCTTACCAGATGATGTTGTAGAATATTTAGCTGAACTGAATGAGCGTACGTACCTTTGGGTGGAATTAGGTTTACAAACCGTTCACGAAACGACGGCAAAACTAATTAATCGTGCGCATGATTTTAAAACGTACGTTGAAGGTGTGGAAAAACTTCGCAAAAAAAACATTCGCATTTGTAGTCATATTATTAATGGCTTACCAATGGAAACACCAGAAATGATGATGGAATCTACAAGAGCTGTTGCCAATCTCGATGTGCAAGGGATAAAAATTCACCTACTACATTTATTAAAAGGCACGCCCATGGTGAAACAATATGAAAAAGGGATGTTGAAATTTTTGACATTCGATGAATATGTAAGTTTGGTTTGTGACCAATTGGAAATTTTACCACCTGAAATGATTGTTCATCGGATAACGGGTGACGGTCCAATCGATTTAATGGTTGGTCCAATGTGGAGTGTAAATAAATGGGAAGTATTAAACGCAATTGATGATGAGTTAAAAAGAAGAAACAGTTATCAAGGTAAATACTATACTGCTCAGGTTACTAAAGGTGTGAACGGGATATGA
- a CDS encoding YtzC family protein has protein sequence MTTRESLEQFLSQCEQTVDYAREQLIDGSKQGHFHDQEYSEAQQMLEEQYNQLMAVYRSANAIQRDRLHRMRLKIQSLQNEMTLLDHH, from the coding sequence ATGACAACGCGAGAATCCTTAGAGCAGTTTCTTAGTCAATGTGAACAAACGGTTGATTATGCGAGGGAACAGTTAATAGATGGTTCCAAACAGGGACATTTTCATGACCAAGAATATAGTGAGGCACAGCAAATGTTGGAAGAACAATACAATCAGTTAATGGCTGTTTATCGAAGTGCCAATGCGATACAGCGAGACCGACTTCACCGGATGCGCTTGAAAATTCAATCTTTGCAAAATGAAATGACTTTGCTCGACCATCATTAA
- a CDS encoding MDR family MFS transporter, with protein MPRAFWLIFIGHFINTTGSSFLWPLNTIYLHEYLGKSLSVAGFVLMLNAGASVVGNLLGGYLFDKIGGFKAIISGAGITLIALVILTFSHGWPSYPILLVFIGLGSGIVNPSIYAMAGVAWKEGGRRAFNAMYVAANIGVAIGSAMGGFIASISFNLIFISNLTLYIVFFFIAYFYYRHISDEAVSATSAIKIHSPNNKDYSPNMRALLIVSIGYALCWVGYVQWQTTIATYTQDLKISLEQYSLLWTVNGALIVLAQPLLAVFVNKFAKTVKVQMVTGIFIFILSFGVVFLSSKFTGFLAAMIILTCGEMLVWPAIPTIADMLAPKGKQGFYQGIVNSAATGGRMIGPMLGGILVDQYGIHLLMIILVFFFIIAIGTSLFYDKGLQEEKQLTKIV; from the coding sequence ATGCCACGTGCGTTTTGGCTTATTTTCATCGGTCATTTTATTAACACAACAGGTAGTTCATTTTTATGGCCGTTAAATACAATTTACTTACATGAATATTTAGGGAAATCATTATCGGTAGCAGGTTTTGTATTAATGTTAAATGCTGGTGCATCAGTTGTCGGCAATTTGCTTGGGGGGTATTTATTCGATAAAATTGGTGGCTTTAAAGCGATTATTTCTGGAGCGGGAATTACACTAATTGCTTTAGTTATTTTAACTTTTTCCCATGGATGGCCAAGTTACCCGATTTTACTTGTTTTTATCGGTTTAGGATCAGGTATTGTTAATCCTTCCATTTATGCAATGGCCGGCGTTGCATGGAAAGAAGGAGGAAGGCGAGCATTCAATGCGATGTATGTTGCTGCTAACATTGGTGTAGCAATTGGTTCAGCCATGGGTGGATTTATTGCTTCCATTTCATTTAATCTTATTTTTATCTCTAATTTAACTTTATATATTGTTTTCTTTTTTATTGCTTATTTTTATTATCGCCATATATCTGATGAGGCAGTTAGCGCGACCTCTGCGATAAAGATCCATTCTCCCAATAATAAGGATTACAGTCCGAATATGCGTGCATTACTAATTGTTTCAATTGGATATGCACTCTGTTGGGTCGGTTATGTACAATGGCAAACAACCATTGCAACGTACACACAAGACTTAAAAATATCACTTGAACAATATAGTTTATTATGGACGGTAAATGGTGCATTAATTGTTCTAGCCCAACCGCTACTTGCTGTTTTTGTTAACAAATTTGCTAAAACGGTTAAAGTACAAATGGTTACGGGAATTTTTATTTTTATTCTTTCGTTCGGTGTCGTCTTTTTATCATCAAAATTCACCGGGTTTTTGGCAGCAATGATTATTTTAACTTGTGGCGAGATGCTTGTTTGGCCGGCCATCCCGACGATTGCAGATATGCTTGCACCAAAAGGTAAACAGGGCTTTTATCAAGGGATTGTCAATAGTGCAGCAACCGGTGGAAGGATGATTGGTCCTATGTTAGGTGGGATTTTAGTTGACCAGTATGGGATTCATCTTTTAATGATTATTTTAGTGTTTTTCTTTATCATCGCAATTGGTACATCATTATTTTATGATAAAGGCTTACAAGAAGAGAAACAACTAACGAAGATTGTATAA
- a CDS encoding biotin transporter BioY has translation MKKMKTIEITLVSMFVVLIAIGANITSIIPFLVVGGVPITLQTFFAVLSGLILGSRLGAIATSVYAFMGLVGLPVFARFSGGFGSIISPTFGFILSFILAAYVGGKIVANKKTVTPYIIAAFVGTFINYFIGTNWMYFAYKFWADAPEGFTYGMAWLWMLPPLPKDIILAAVAGVFAHKMRVTVLTKGQFKNINLSA, from the coding sequence ATGAAAAAAATGAAGACGATTGAAATTACTTTAGTCAGTATGTTTGTTGTATTAATCGCGATTGGAGCAAATATTACTTCAATCATACCGTTTTTAGTTGTTGGTGGTGTACCAATTACTCTTCAAACATTTTTTGCCGTATTATCAGGATTAATTTTAGGTAGTCGATTAGGTGCAATTGCTACAAGTGTTTATGCATTTATGGGACTTGTCGGCTTGCCAGTTTTTGCGCGTTTTAGTGGCGGGTTTGGTTCAATTATTAGTCCAACATTTGGTTTCATCTTATCCTTTATTTTAGCTGCATATGTTGGTGGAAAAATCGTTGCCAATAAGAAAACAGTCACGCCATATATCATTGCTGCATTTGTTGGGACGTTTATAAATTACTTTATTGGGACGAATTGGATGTATTTTGCTTATAAATTTTGGGCTGATGCACCTGAAGGCTTTACGTATGGGATGGCTTGGTTATGGATGTTACCTCCGCTTCCGAAAGACATCATTCTTGCTGCTGTTGCTGGTGTATTTGCTCATAAAATGCGGGTTACTGTGTTAACAAAAGGACAGTTTAAAAATATTAATCTTAGTGCATAA
- the bioB gene encoding biotin synthase BioB: protein MDWKRLAKNILEGYEVSKEEALSILHTPDEDLLELLHGSYIIRHYYYGNKVKLNKIKNVKSGICPENCSYCSQSSISQAPVEKYTMLSKEEILAGAKQAYEMKVGTYCIVASGRGPSNREIENVTQAVREIKERYQLTVCACLGILKTEQAVKLKEAGVDRYNHNINTSERHHEAITTSHTYSDRVNTVELVKQVGISPCSGIIVGMKETSQDVVDMAFSLKTMDADSIPVNFLNAIPGTPLAGTNELNPRYCLKVLAMMRYVNPTKEIRISGGREVNLRSLQPLGLYPANSIFIGDYLTTEGQANSSDYQMLEDLGFTIDFSLVHS, encoded by the coding sequence ATGGATTGGAAGAGGTTAGCTAAGAATATTTTAGAAGGGTATGAAGTTTCAAAGGAAGAGGCGTTATCAATCTTACATACGCCAGATGAAGACTTACTAGAACTACTTCACGGTTCATATATTATTCGTCATTACTACTACGGCAATAAAGTAAAATTAAACAAAATAAAAAATGTTAAATCAGGGATATGTCCTGAGAATTGTAGCTACTGTTCTCAATCAAGTATTTCACAAGCTCCAGTTGAAAAATATACAATGTTGTCTAAAGAGGAGATTTTAGCGGGAGCAAAGCAAGCTTATGAAATGAAAGTAGGAACGTATTGTATCGTCGCAAGTGGACGTGGCCCTAGTAACCGGGAGATAGAAAATGTTACCCAAGCTGTAAGGGAAATTAAAGAACGGTATCAACTGACGGTCTGTGCTTGTTTAGGTATTTTAAAAACTGAACAGGCGGTGAAATTAAAAGAAGCTGGTGTTGATCGTTACAATCATAATATAAATACTTCGGAAAGGCATCATGAAGCAATTACAACTTCTCATACATATAGTGACCGTGTGAATACGGTGGAATTGGTGAAGCAAGTTGGAATTTCTCCGTGTTCGGGGATCATTGTCGGTATGAAAGAAACAAGTCAAGATGTAGTTGATATGGCCTTTAGTTTGAAAACTATGGACGCAGATTCAATTCCAGTCAACTTTTTAAATGCTATTCCGGGAACACCTTTAGCGGGTACAAACGAGCTCAATCCTCGTTATTGTTTAAAAGTATTGGCGATGATGCGGTACGTAAATCCGACAAAGGAAATTCGAATTTCTGGTGGTCGTGAAGTGAATTTGCGCAGTCTTCAGCCATTGGGATTGTATCCAGCAAACTCAATTTTTATTGGGGACTATTTAACGACAGAAGGGCAAGCAAATTCGAGTGATTATCAAATGTTAGAGGACCTAGGTTTTACAATTGATTTCAGCCTTGTTCATTCGTAA
- the leuS gene encoding leucine--tRNA ligase yields the protein MIEEENSVSYNHRKIEKKWQNYWLENHTFRTTEDKNKPKYFAMPMFPYPSGAGLHVGHPKSYTAVDIVARQKRMQGYNVLHPMGWDAFGLPAEQYAIDTGNDPAEFTEKNIQTFKNQINSLGLSYDWEREVNTTDPHYYKWTQWIFIKLYEKGLAYVDEVPVNWCPALGTVLANEEVIDGKSERGGHPVIRKPMRQWILKITEYADRLLEDLEELDWPESLKEMQRNWIGRSEGAEINFQIDGHDETFTVFTTRPDTLFGATYAVLAPEHHLVEKITTAEQKAVVEAYLQEVQTKSDLERTDLAKDKTGVFTGAYAINPVNGEKMPIWIADYVLASYGTGAIMAVPGHDERDYEFAKKFELPIREVVAGGDIEKEAYTGDGIHVNSGFLDGLNKEEAIQKMIAWVEEKGIGTKKIQYKLRDWLFSRQRYWGEPIPIIIWEDGTMTTVPEEELPLLLPEMKEIKPSGTGESPLANAKEWLEVVDPVTGKKGRRETNTMPQWAGSCWYYLRYIDPYNDDFLADPEKLKYWLSVDLYIGGAEHAVLHLLYARFWHKVLYDLGVVPTKEPFQKLVNQGMILGENHEKMSKSKGNVVNPDEIVDSHGADTLRLYEMFMGPLEASAPWSTTGLDGARRFLDRIWRLFVNEDGTLSNKVVATTGGDLEKIYHRTVKKVTEDYNGLHFNTAISQLMVFINDAYKVDEVPKQYAEGFVQLLSPICPHIAEELWQILGHDDSITYSNWPTYDEEKLVDNEIEIVIQVNGKVRAKKKVPVNSTKEQLEEIAKNDENIQAQIAGKTIRKVIAVPGKLVNIVAN from the coding sequence ATGATAGAGGAGGAAAATTCAGTGAGTTACAACCATAGAAAAATCGAAAAGAAATGGCAAAATTACTGGTTAGAAAATCATACGTTCCGAACAACGGAAGATAAAAACAAGCCGAAATACTTTGCAATGCCGATGTTTCCATATCCATCTGGGGCCGGACTTCATGTTGGACATCCAAAAAGTTATACAGCAGTTGATATCGTTGCTCGCCAAAAACGGATGCAAGGATATAATGTGCTTCATCCTATGGGGTGGGATGCATTTGGTTTACCTGCTGAACAGTATGCAATTGATACGGGGAATGATCCAGCAGAATTTACAGAGAAAAATATTCAAACGTTTAAAAATCAAATTAATTCACTCGGTTTAAGCTATGATTGGGAGCGGGAAGTCAATACAACAGACCCGCATTATTACAAATGGACCCAATGGATTTTTATTAAACTATATGAAAAAGGACTCGCATATGTTGATGAAGTACCTGTAAACTGGTGTCCGGCACTCGGTACAGTCCTTGCCAATGAAGAAGTAATTGATGGGAAAAGTGAGCGCGGTGGCCATCCAGTTATTCGTAAACCAATGCGTCAATGGATTTTAAAAATTACCGAATATGCTGATCGTCTTCTTGAAGATTTAGAAGAACTTGACTGGCCTGAAAGCTTAAAAGAAATGCAACGAAATTGGATTGGACGTTCAGAAGGTGCGGAAATTAACTTCCAAATTGACGGTCATGATGAAACATTTACTGTATTTACAACTCGTCCAGATACGTTATTTGGTGCAACTTATGCAGTTTTAGCGCCAGAACACCATTTAGTTGAAAAAATTACTACAGCCGAACAAAAGGCGGTAGTGGAAGCATATTTACAAGAAGTTCAAACAAAATCAGACTTAGAACGTACAGACTTAGCAAAAGATAAAACAGGTGTATTTACTGGAGCTTATGCAATTAATCCGGTAAATGGGGAAAAAATGCCAATATGGATTGCCGATTATGTTTTAGCTAGTTACGGAACAGGTGCAATTATGGCGGTACCAGGCCATGATGAGCGGGACTATGAATTTGCGAAAAAATTCGAATTACCCATTCGTGAAGTTGTCGCTGGTGGAGATATTGAAAAAGAAGCCTATACGGGTGATGGAATACATGTAAATTCAGGATTTCTAGATGGATTAAATAAAGAAGAAGCGATTCAAAAAATGATCGCTTGGGTAGAGGAGAAAGGGATTGGTACAAAAAAAATCCAATACAAACTTCGTGACTGGTTATTTAGTCGCCAACGTTATTGGGGTGAACCGATTCCGATTATCATTTGGGAAGATGGAACGATGACAACTGTTCCTGAAGAAGAACTACCACTTCTTTTACCAGAAATGAAAGAAATTAAACCTTCTGGAACGGGTGAATCTCCACTTGCGAATGCGAAGGAATGGTTGGAAGTAGTGGATCCTGTGACAGGTAAAAAAGGTCGGAGAGAAACAAATACAATGCCACAATGGGCTGGAAGCTGTTGGTACTATTTACGCTACATTGATCCGTATAATGATGACTTTCTCGCTGATCCGGAAAAACTTAAATATTGGCTTTCTGTTGACCTTTATATTGGTGGTGCAGAACACGCTGTACTACACTTATTGTATGCACGCTTCTGGCATAAAGTATTATATGATTTAGGGGTTGTTCCGACAAAAGAACCATTCCAAAAATTAGTCAACCAAGGAATGATTCTTGGAGAAAACCATGAGAAAATGAGTAAATCAAAAGGAAATGTTGTCAATCCTGATGAAATTGTTGATAGCCATGGTGCAGATACATTGCGGCTATACGAAATGTTCATGGGACCTTTAGAAGCATCTGCTCCTTGGTCAACAACAGGACTTGATGGTGCTCGACGATTCTTAGACCGTATTTGGCGTTTGTTCGTTAATGAAGACGGAACATTATCGAATAAAGTTGTTGCCACTACTGGCGGAGATTTAGAGAAAATATATCACCGTACAGTGAAGAAAGTAACAGAAGATTATAATGGTTTACATTTTAATACGGCTATTTCCCAATTAATGGTGTTCATTAATGATGCCTACAAAGTTGACGAAGTGCCAAAACAATATGCAGAAGGTTTTGTTCAATTACTTTCACCGATTTGCCCGCATATTGCAGAAGAGTTATGGCAAATTCTAGGTCATGATGATTCGATTACTTATTCGAACTGGCCAACATATGACGAGGAAAAATTAGTTGATAATGAAATTGAAATCGTCATTCAGGTGAATGGAAAAGTGAGAGCGAAGAAAAAAGTTCCTGTGAATAGTACGAAAGAACAATTAGAAGAAATTGCAAAAAATGATGAAAATATTCAAGCACAAATCGCAGGAAAAACAATTCGAAAAGTAATTGCGGTACCAGGAAAGCTAGTTAATATCGTTGCAAACTAA
- a CDS encoding rhodanese-like domain-containing protein, translating into MKTITPKEIEERLEKGEELHIIDVREVEEVAEGMIPSAKHIPMMQIPDRLKDLDQHTEYIFVCRSGNRSGQVCSFLEGQGYIAINMVGGMLEWTGELEWNEQNS; encoded by the coding sequence ATGAAGACAATTACACCAAAAGAGATTGAAGAAAGACTGGAAAAAGGGGAAGAACTTCATATCATTGATGTTCGAGAAGTAGAAGAAGTTGCAGAAGGTATGATACCTAGTGCAAAACATATCCCGATGATGCAAATTCCAGATCGATTAAAGGATCTAGATCAACATACAGAATATATTTTTGTATGTCGTTCAGGAAATCGTAGTGGCCAAGTTTGTAGTTTTCTTGAAGGCCAAGGCTACATAGCGATTAATATGGTAGGCGGCATGCTCGAATGGACTGGCGAATTAGAATGGAATGAACAAAATTCATAA
- a CDS encoding sporulation protein Cse60, whose protein sequence is MVKVKVFDYEHEKDLENEVNKFLGKLNEDQLIDIKYHVAAMFEEDDEQIYCFSAMIIYRK, encoded by the coding sequence ATGGTCAAAGTAAAAGTTTTTGACTATGAACATGAAAAAGATCTTGAAAATGAAGTAAATAAATTTTTAGGAAAGTTGAATGAAGACCAATTAATTGATATTAAATATCACGTAGCAGCTATGTTTGAAGAAGATGATGAACAAATTTATTGTTTTTCAGCGATGATCATTTATCGAAAGTAA